One stretch of Amycolatopsis sp. NBC_00345 DNA includes these proteins:
- a CDS encoding tetratricopeptide repeat protein: MSTRLEDAETDLRRFDGAAALSNFDEALRDNAKDVRASAGRVRALWMLRRWDEARAQLALLDERDDIQVALVRGLVALGQPDDPSYLSVDCGSAERDDEAAIEAFRSAVGLDESSGEALAGLAAAYRMSGQLGKAEEVLRDARPSLRSSAPVLVESAMGKLERDDLPGAEADIELAIEDDPGCLQAEVLRIEVARQADDNTETLVALTEALVNRRPGPTAVVLELHGWALLDRAEATNDRELRERAVEVFARSEEAGPVLPGAVNGRTLIHLGRSRFEKALEVVDAAIAREPTSPQLYLSRAEILAAAGEPPRTRLDTYRLVLDRDPRDLSARIAQVRALLSLRRIEEAEGIVAVLRRELPGNRRVDAAASWLQEPWQLPESRTIEMNIDRPWENRKDDPEQVLDLLTNEVCVKLGLARPVASRLRERVAEDGKALLQRAFEEEQEYLHARDRFEARTVRARKGVVWRLLGAVLFESALVFAALAIALLVWLAGGRADPFSGWRLGLTAGLPAVFLAIAVPNRRGKLPVDLDLALAGLGGAAVLAASVWLGILRLGAVFGSLAGVGVTLAVIGTVLGGYRLRNRFAKPSVRAPQGAFDRWLDSIYGNGLLPLAIGARASLKRVYRTCLPVLDGTYSDVPVEIDTPASGELRRLLKQRSKGSFALAGPRGVGKSTLLERWCAGQFLRDTGPASQVRRDLTIKVDAPVGYQSKEFLIHLFGKLCDEVEKYVPTLERAENLPIEPASPRLSRLTSPGRRDGGVRPAALVSRAKEEREKIRFLQSHTKEGEFSLGLAPMTGASIGYKAKGTVRRDDVPLNHPELVDRFRDFLGQTAQLVAELGSKVLIGIDELDRISDGEGAQRFLNELKAVFNVPNCYFLVSVSEDALAEFELAAMGMRTVLDSAFDTIVRVDYFSFEQARSLLNRRIRDLPEQFAALAYVFSGGLARELARTAETIAGDCESEQQLAAVTRHLVQRQLDRTTRAAMDRVSRSPDRRAGAALIPLLDERPVGELTSRILRAYAAKVADAGPDRADPEVLAGVRLDVVAMVEYLAVVQDIFDGRLIEDRMAAGLERGLGAFENLARVRRYLGANSSGARELLRGFCGAWGIAGAAPAPPSRICVLPPRRNGDARGSARLGLHHTNGTRP; the protein is encoded by the coding sequence ATGAGCACCCGGCTTGAGGATGCCGAAACCGATCTGCGCCGCTTCGACGGTGCCGCCGCGTTGTCGAATTTCGATGAAGCGCTCCGGGACAACGCGAAGGACGTGCGTGCGTCGGCCGGACGTGTGCGCGCGTTGTGGATGCTCCGGCGCTGGGACGAGGCCCGCGCCCAGCTCGCGCTGCTCGATGAGCGGGATGACATCCAGGTGGCACTCGTGCGTGGTCTGGTCGCGCTCGGGCAGCCGGACGACCCGTCGTACCTCTCGGTCGACTGCGGATCCGCCGAGCGGGACGACGAAGCGGCCATCGAGGCGTTCAGGAGCGCAGTCGGGCTGGACGAATCTTCGGGGGAGGCGCTGGCCGGCCTCGCCGCGGCCTACCGGATGTCGGGGCAGCTCGGGAAGGCCGAGGAAGTCCTGCGTGACGCGCGGCCAAGTCTGCGTTCCTCGGCGCCGGTGCTGGTGGAAAGCGCGATGGGCAAGCTGGAACGGGACGACCTGCCGGGCGCGGAGGCCGACATCGAGCTGGCCATCGAGGACGATCCCGGGTGCCTGCAGGCGGAAGTGCTCCGGATCGAAGTGGCGCGGCAGGCCGACGACAACACCGAAACGCTGGTCGCCCTGACCGAAGCGCTGGTGAACCGGCGGCCCGGCCCGACCGCCGTCGTCCTCGAACTCCACGGCTGGGCGCTGCTCGACCGGGCGGAGGCGACCAACGACCGCGAGTTGCGTGAGCGGGCCGTCGAGGTGTTCGCCCGCTCGGAGGAGGCCGGGCCCGTCCTGCCGGGGGCGGTCAACGGGCGGACCCTGATCCACTTGGGCCGCAGCCGGTTCGAGAAGGCACTGGAAGTCGTCGACGCGGCGATCGCCCGTGAGCCGACCAGTCCGCAGCTGTACCTGAGCCGCGCGGAGATCCTGGCCGCGGCGGGCGAACCGCCCCGGACGCGGCTCGATACCTACCGCCTGGTGCTGGACCGGGATCCGCGCGACCTCAGCGCCCGGATCGCCCAGGTGCGCGCCTTGCTCAGTCTGCGGCGGATCGAAGAGGCGGAGGGAATCGTCGCCGTCCTGCGCCGGGAGCTGCCCGGCAATCGCCGGGTCGACGCGGCCGCGTCGTGGCTCCAGGAACCGTGGCAGCTGCCCGAATCGCGCACGATCGAAATGAACATCGACCGGCCGTGGGAGAACCGGAAGGACGATCCGGAACAGGTGCTGGACCTGCTCACCAACGAGGTGTGCGTGAAACTCGGGCTGGCGCGGCCGGTCGCGAGCCGGCTGCGTGAGCGCGTCGCGGAGGACGGCAAGGCGCTGCTGCAGCGCGCGTTCGAAGAGGAACAGGAGTACTTGCACGCCCGGGACCGGTTCGAGGCCAGGACGGTACGCGCCCGCAAGGGGGTCGTGTGGCGTCTCCTCGGCGCGGTGCTGTTCGAGTCGGCGCTGGTGTTCGCGGCGCTCGCGATCGCTCTGCTCGTGTGGCTGGCCGGCGGGCGGGCCGACCCGTTTTCGGGCTGGCGGCTGGGTTTGACGGCCGGTCTCCCGGCGGTGTTCCTCGCGATCGCCGTGCCGAACCGGAGAGGCAAGCTGCCCGTCGACCTCGACCTCGCTCTCGCGGGCCTCGGTGGTGCCGCGGTGCTGGCCGCTTCGGTATGGCTGGGCATCCTGCGGCTCGGCGCCGTTTTCGGCAGCTTGGCCGGCGTCGGCGTGACGCTCGCCGTCATCGGGACGGTTCTGGGTGGCTACCGGCTCCGCAACCGGTTCGCGAAACCGAGTGTGCGCGCTCCGCAGGGCGCGTTCGACCGATGGCTGGACAGTATCTACGGCAACGGGTTGCTGCCCTTGGCGATCGGGGCGCGGGCCAGCCTCAAGCGCGTCTACCGGACCTGCCTGCCGGTACTGGACGGGACGTACTCCGACGTGCCGGTGGAGATCGACACACCGGCCTCGGGTGAGTTGCGGCGGCTGCTCAAGCAACGCAGCAAAGGGAGTTTCGCGCTGGCGGGGCCCCGCGGGGTGGGCAAGTCGACGCTGCTCGAGCGGTGGTGCGCCGGGCAGTTCCTGCGGGACACGGGACCGGCGTCACAGGTGCGCCGAGACCTCACCATCAAGGTGGACGCCCCGGTCGGCTACCAGTCGAAGGAATTCCTGATCCACTTGTTCGGCAAGCTGTGCGACGAAGTCGAGAAGTACGTACCCACCTTGGAACGAGCGGAGAACCTGCCGATCGAGCCGGCCTCGCCGCGGCTGTCCCGGCTGACGAGCCCGGGCCGCCGCGACGGCGGCGTCCGGCCCGCCGCCCTGGTTTCCCGGGCGAAGGAAGAGCGGGAGAAGATCCGCTTTCTGCAGAGCCACACCAAGGAAGGGGAGTTCTCGCTGGGGCTCGCCCCGATGACGGGCGCGAGTATCGGGTACAAGGCCAAGGGCACCGTGCGCCGGGACGATGTGCCGCTCAACCACCCCGAGCTGGTCGACCGGTTCCGCGACTTCCTCGGCCAGACCGCGCAGCTGGTCGCGGAACTCGGCTCCAAGGTGCTGATCGGCATCGACGAGCTGGACCGGATCAGCGACGGCGAAGGGGCGCAACGCTTCCTGAACGAGCTGAAGGCGGTCTTCAACGTGCCCAACTGCTATTTCCTGGTGTCGGTTTCGGAGGACGCGCTCGCGGAGTTCGAACTCGCGGCGATGGGGATGCGGACGGTGCTCGACAGCGCCTTCGACACGATCGTGCGGGTCGACTACTTTTCCTTCGAGCAGGCCAGATCGCTGCTCAACCGGCGGATCCGGGACCTGCCCGAGCAGTTCGCCGCGCTGGCGTACGTCTTCTCCGGCGGGCTCGCCCGGGAGCTGGCCCGGACGGCGGAGACGATCGCGGGCGACTGCGAGTCCGAGCAGCAGCTGGCCGCCGTCACCCGGCACCTCGTGCAGCGCCAGCTCGATCGCACCACCCGCGCCGCGATGGACCGGGTCAGCCGGTCGCCCGACCGCCGCGCCGGCGCCGCCCTCATCCCGTTGCTCGACGAGCGCCCGGTCGGTGAGCTGACCAGCCGGATCCTGCGGGCCTACGCCGCGAAGGTGGCCGACGCCGGGCCCGACCGGGCGGACCCCGAGGTGCTCGCCGGGGTGCGGCTCGACGTCGTCGCGATGGTGGAGTACCTCGCCGTGGTCCAGGACATCTTCGACGGGCGGCTGATCGAGGACCGGATGGCCGCCGGGCTGGAACGGGGCCTCGGCGCGTTCGAGAACCTCGCCCGGGTCCGCCGCTATCTCGGGGCGAACTCCTCCGGCGCGCGGGAGCTGCTGCGCGGGTTCTGCGGGGCCTGGGGCATCGCCGGAGCCGCGCCGGCGCCGCCGTCGCGAATCTGCGTGTTGCCGCCGCGGCGGAACGGCGACGCGCGCGGTTCGGCGCGCCTGGGACTGCACCACACGAACGGGACCCGCCCGTAG
- a CDS encoding L-lactate permease — MYRQIPDPLGNPALTALVAALPLIVLLVLLGVLRVKSHWAALIGLAAALLIAVTVYHMPAGQAADSALEGAAFGLFPIVWIVLNAVWINKLQRASGHFDIIGRTFTSLSGDKRIQAILIAYCFGAMLESLSGFGTPIAITSLILLTLGLKPLKAAVVATFANTAPAAFGSVGNPIQALAKATSLPEHELGMMVGRQSAIIAALVPLVLLLILDGRRGLREVWPAALAAGLGFGVGQYLCSNFFAYQLTDLVGAVVSTAAVVVLLRFWSPAVSERTSPAMAYDGGTATTGSSTSEPEAAPPPDSRRDVLKAFSPYALLTVLFGLVSVHGPVQRFVQGQAVSFPWPGLHVGTASGQPVSAATYDLGWLGAAGTMLLLTGMLTALILRVPLPRAVRCFGQAFHQIRWAVLTIACVLALSYVMSLSGMAVSLGTWLAGIGSAFALLSGFLGWFGVALTGSDTSSNALFGAMQTAAAHRIGISPLLMAASNSTGGVQGKADAMQNLAIAAGAVGLSGKEGDILRKVIGWSLGLLVLFCLLAWLQTSVLSWMVV, encoded by the coding sequence GTGTACCGTCAAATACCGGACCCACTGGGAAATCCCGCGCTCACCGCGCTCGTCGCCGCGCTCCCCCTCATTGTCCTGCTCGTCCTTCTCGGTGTCCTGCGGGTGAAATCGCATTGGGCGGCGCTCATCGGCCTCGCCGCCGCGCTCCTCATCGCGGTCACCGTCTACCACATGCCGGCGGGACAGGCCGCGGACAGTGCCTTGGAGGGCGCGGCTTTCGGGCTGTTCCCCATCGTCTGGATCGTGCTCAACGCGGTGTGGATCAACAAACTCCAGCGCGCCAGCGGGCATTTCGACATCATCGGGCGCACTTTCACGTCGCTGTCCGGGGACAAACGGATCCAGGCCATCCTCATCGCCTACTGTTTCGGCGCGATGCTCGAATCGCTGTCCGGATTCGGCACCCCCATCGCGATCACCTCGCTCATCCTGCTCACCCTGGGATTGAAACCGCTCAAGGCGGCGGTGGTCGCCACATTCGCCAACACCGCGCCCGCGGCCTTCGGCTCGGTGGGCAACCCCATCCAGGCACTCGCCAAGGCGACGTCATTGCCCGAACACGAACTCGGCATGATGGTCGGCCGCCAGTCCGCCATCATCGCCGCCCTGGTCCCGCTAGTCCTGCTGCTGATCCTCGACGGGCGCCGCGGCCTGCGCGAGGTCTGGCCCGCCGCGCTGGCCGCCGGGCTGGGTTTCGGTGTGGGCCAGTACCTCTGCTCCAACTTCTTCGCCTACCAGCTCACCGATCTCGTCGGGGCGGTGGTGTCGACCGCCGCCGTGGTGGTACTGCTGCGATTCTGGTCCCCGGCCGTCTCCGAACGGACGTCACCGGCGATGGCCTACGACGGGGGAACCGCCACGACCGGAAGCAGCACCAGCGAACCCGAGGCGGCGCCTCCCCCGGATTCCCGGCGTGACGTCCTCAAGGCGTTCTCCCCCTACGCGCTGCTCACCGTCCTTTTCGGACTGGTCTCCGTCCACGGCCCGGTCCAGCGTTTCGTCCAGGGACAGGCGGTCTCCTTCCCCTGGCCCGGTCTGCACGTCGGCACCGCGTCCGGGCAGCCGGTGAGCGCGGCGACCTACGACCTGGGGTGGCTGGGCGCCGCGGGCACCATGCTCCTGCTGACCGGGATGCTCACCGCGCTCATTCTGCGCGTGCCCCTGCCCCGGGCCGTGCGCTGCTTCGGCCAGGCGTTCCACCAGATCCGGTGGGCCGTCCTCACCATCGCCTGCGTGCTGGCGCTGTCCTACGTCATGAGCCTCTCCGGCATGGCCGTCTCCCTGGGCACCTGGCTGGCCGGGATCGGCAGCGCCTTCGCCCTGCTGTCCGGCTTCCTCGGCTGGTTCGGCGTCGCCCTCACCGGCTCCGACACGTCGTCCAACGCCCTGTTCGGCGCCATGCAGACGGCGGCCGCGCACCGGATCGGCATCTCGCCGCTGCTCATGGCCGCCAGCAACAGCACCGGTGGCGTCCAGGGGAAGGCGGACGCCATGCAGAACCTGGCGATCGCCGCCGGCGCCGTCGGGCTGTCCGGAAAGGAGGGTGACATCCTGCGCAAGGTGATCGGCTGGAGCCTCGGCCTGCTCGTGCTGTTCTGCCTCCTCGCCTGGCTCCAGACCTCGGTCCTGTCCTGGATGGTGGTCTGA
- a CDS encoding IclR family transcriptional regulator — translation MQSVLNALRVLEEVAARQPIGVAHLARALDIPKSSAQRALITLQTAGWIRQVGGGSTNWVVTTKALHVGRHASGELSLRDVAVPAMEELRRRTDETIHLTVPENLDHMVLIERLETSKPVRIFMQLGMNLPLHASANGKAVLAASPESAIEEYIATGLPRFTGTTIDDPDRLRAELDTTRTRGYAANSGEWRSDVSAVAAAVIGDAGLPVASISVNMPTSRMTDELAAEYGVLVRATAAQVSATLIAS, via the coding sequence ATGCAGAGCGTCCTGAATGCGCTGCGCGTGCTTGAGGAGGTCGCAGCCCGTCAGCCGATCGGCGTCGCGCATCTGGCGCGGGCACTGGACATTCCCAAGAGTTCGGCCCAGCGCGCGCTGATCACCCTGCAGACCGCCGGCTGGATCCGGCAGGTCGGCGGCGGGTCCACGAACTGGGTCGTCACGACCAAAGCCCTGCACGTGGGCCGGCACGCCAGCGGCGAGCTGAGCCTGCGCGACGTCGCCGTGCCGGCCATGGAAGAACTCCGCCGCCGCACCGACGAGACGATTCACCTGACGGTGCCCGAAAACCTCGACCACATGGTCTTGATCGAGCGGCTCGAAACGTCCAAACCGGTCCGGATCTTCATGCAGCTCGGGATGAATCTGCCGCTTCACGCTTCGGCCAACGGCAAAGCCGTGCTCGCCGCCAGCCCCGAATCCGCGATCGAGGAGTACATCGCCACAGGCCTGCCGCGGTTCACCGGCACGACCATCGACGACCCGGACCGGCTGCGCGCCGAATTGGACACCACCAGGACCCGTGGTTACGCGGCCAACAGTGGCGAGTGGCGGTCCGACGTCTCCGCCGTCGCGGCGGCCGTGATCGGCGACGCCGGACTGCCCGTCGCGAGCATCAGCGTCAACATGCCGACGAGCCGGATGACCGACGAACTCGCCGCCGAGTACGGCGTTCTGGTGCGCGCCACCGCGGCACAGGTCAGCGCCACCCTGATTGCCTCTTGA
- a CDS encoding pyridoxal-phosphate-dependent aminotransferase family protein yields MTTHAGRHFLQIPGPTNVPDRVLRAMSAPTIDHRGPEFSALARHVLDAVRPVFGTTGPVVIYPASGTGAWEAALVNTLGPGDRVLCFETGHFATLWQEMARGLGFTVDFVPGDWRHGVDPTAVEEQLAADTAHSIKAVCVVHNETSTGVTSRIAEIRRAIDAAGHPALLLVDTISSLGSIDYRHDEWGVDVTVAGSQKGLMLPPGLSFNAVSAKALEASRATSHAKSFWAWGPMIEANQRGFFPYTPATNLLYGLAEALDMLQEEGLPQVFARHARHARATRAAVRAWGLEVLCADEREHSGSLTAVLMPEGHDADRVRAIILDRFDMSLGAGLGKLAGRIFRIGHLGHFNDLALAGTLAGVQMGLELAGVPVNPAGLNAALDVLRPA; encoded by the coding sequence ATGACCACTCACGCCGGTCGTCACTTCCTGCAGATCCCCGGACCGACCAACGTCCCCGACCGAGTGCTGCGCGCGATGTCGGCGCCGACGATCGACCACCGCGGGCCCGAGTTCTCGGCCCTCGCGCGCCACGTCCTCGATGCGGTGCGGCCCGTGTTCGGGACAACCGGGCCGGTCGTGATCTACCCCGCGTCCGGCACCGGCGCGTGGGAAGCGGCCCTGGTGAACACCCTGGGCCCGGGCGATCGAGTGCTGTGCTTCGAGACCGGCCATTTCGCCACCCTGTGGCAGGAAATGGCCCGTGGACTCGGCTTCACCGTCGACTTCGTGCCCGGCGACTGGCGGCACGGGGTTGATCCCACGGCGGTCGAGGAGCAGCTGGCCGCCGATACCGCCCATTCGATCAAGGCCGTCTGCGTCGTCCACAACGAGACATCGACGGGCGTCACCAGCCGCATCGCCGAGATCCGGCGGGCGATCGACGCGGCCGGTCACCCGGCACTCCTGCTGGTCGACACGATCTCCTCGCTCGGCTCCATCGACTACCGCCATGACGAGTGGGGAGTCGACGTGACGGTGGCCGGATCCCAGAAAGGGCTGATGCTGCCGCCGGGACTGAGCTTCAACGCCGTCAGCGCGAAGGCACTCGAGGCGTCACGGGCGACGTCCCACGCCAAGTCGTTCTGGGCTTGGGGACCGATGATCGAGGCCAACCAGCGCGGGTTCTTCCCGTACACCCCGGCCACGAACCTGCTCTACGGGCTCGCCGAGGCGTTGGACATGCTGCAGGAAGAAGGCCTCCCACAGGTATTCGCCCGTCATGCCCGCCACGCGCGGGCGACCCGGGCCGCCGTGCGGGCCTGGGGCCTGGAAGTGCTGTGCGCCGACGAACGGGAGCACTCCGGCTCGCTCACGGCGGTGCTGATGCCGGAGGGGCACGATGCCGACCGGGTCCGCGCGATCATCCTGGACCGGTTCGACATGTCCTTGGGTGCCGGGCTGGGAAAGCTCGCCGGCCGGATCTTCCGGATCGGGCACCTCGGCCACTTCAACGACCTGGCGCTGGCCGGAACCCTGGCGGGCGTGCAGATGGGGCTCGAACTGGCCGGCGTGCCCGTGAACCCGGCCGGGCTCAACGCCGCATTGGACGTGCTGCGGCCCGCGTGA